In Bacillus sp. Marseille-Q1617, a genomic segment contains:
- a CDS encoding GNAT family N-acetyltransferase produces MGRKISFRKVEFERDVDMIHTWMTEDHVHPFWNLNIPIDKFREHLKKALNDDHHTLFIGCLDDVPMSYWEAYWVKGDVLEKMYGAAPHDQGVHLLIGDKEFLGKGYSLPLLREMVRFQFQDERTEKVMAEPDIRNEKMIHVFKKCGFEPNGSVELPDKTGLLMTCERGEFEKRWTP; encoded by the coding sequence ATCGGAAGAAAGATTTCTTTTAGAAAAGTGGAGTTCGAGCGGGATGTGGACATGATTCACACCTGGATGACGGAGGACCATGTCCATCCGTTCTGGAATCTCAACATACCTATTGATAAGTTCAGGGAACATTTGAAAAAAGCATTGAACGATGATCATCATACTCTTTTTATCGGGTGTTTGGATGATGTTCCGATGAGTTACTGGGAGGCCTACTGGGTCAAGGGGGATGTGCTTGAAAAGATGTATGGCGCCGCTCCCCATGACCAGGGCGTCCATCTCTTGATCGGTGATAAAGAATTTTTAGGAAAAGGATATTCATTGCCGCTGTTAAGGGAGATGGTCCGGTTTCAATTCCAGGATGAACGCACTGAAAAAGTCATGGCGGAACCGGACATCCGGAATGAAAAAATGATCCATGTGTTTAAGAAATGCGGTTTTGAACCGAATGGCTCTGTAGAACTGCCCGATAAAACCGGACTGCTCATGACATGTGAGCGGGGAGAATTCGAAAAGAGGTGGACCCCATGA
- a CDS encoding aspartate aminotransferase family protein, producing MSTGIMLKNKKTAFDSFFLHQGEEGLAAFEKGMEQVRNKLKEVYSDTEQPFIGKTSAEIEKEIAGIMNFSSEGLPLQEVLDDIEGPVLRNSLHISHEKSMAHLHCPPLLPGIIGECIIGTLNQSMDSWDQSTAATYVEEGMVEWLKETMGYPEKSDGVFTSGGTQSNYMGLLLARDSFCHIQWCHNVQKQGLPPEFHRLRILCSEDAHFTVKKSASQLGLGDQAVITVKTDEHHRMCMKDVQAVLKRLEEDGMLPFAIVATCGTTDFGSIDPLPELASLAEEKGLWFHVDAAFGGGLLLSHSHRDKLEDLEKADSMAIDFHKLFYQPVSCGAFMVKDRRHFGFLSHHADYLNPEKDEDDGIVNLVTKSTSTTRRFDALKLYLSLKTVGIETFGKMIDRTMELARYTAGYLEGLSNIDLKNKHPEINTIIFRYKPETEIGIDLDLLNRAIQQSLLHEGRGVIAKTSVDGETFLKLTLLNPRTSEEDIHELMDEIDKTATQLLNGGLAGV from the coding sequence ATGAGTACAGGCATAATGCTTAAAAATAAAAAGACGGCGTTTGACTCTTTCTTCCTCCATCAGGGGGAAGAAGGGCTGGCCGCTTTTGAAAAAGGAATGGAACAAGTCAGAAATAAACTGAAAGAAGTTTACAGCGATACCGAACAGCCTTTCATTGGAAAGACCTCGGCTGAAATCGAAAAGGAAATTGCCGGGATCATGAATTTTTCAAGTGAAGGCCTCCCGCTTCAGGAAGTCCTGGATGATATCGAGGGTCCCGTCCTGAGGAACAGCCTTCATATCTCACATGAAAAGAGCATGGCCCATCTGCATTGTCCGCCGCTTCTCCCGGGGATCATCGGTGAATGCATCATCGGTACTTTGAATCAGTCCATGGACTCCTGGGATCAGAGCACGGCCGCTACCTATGTAGAAGAAGGAATGGTGGAATGGCTGAAAGAAACGATGGGTTACCCTGAAAAGTCAGACGGTGTGTTCACAAGCGGCGGTACACAATCGAACTACATGGGGCTGCTGCTTGCCAGGGATTCATTCTGCCATATCCAATGGTGCCATAACGTACAAAAGCAGGGATTGCCGCCTGAATTTCATCGGCTGCGCATCCTTTGTTCGGAAGATGCCCATTTTACCGTGAAGAAGTCAGCCTCCCAGCTCGGTCTGGGAGACCAGGCTGTCATCACGGTGAAAACGGACGAACACCATCGCATGTGCATGAAGGATGTACAAGCTGTACTGAAGAGGCTGGAGGAAGACGGCATGCTGCCGTTCGCCATCGTCGCTACATGCGGTACCACTGATTTCGGAAGCATCGATCCATTGCCGGAACTCGCTTCCCTCGCAGAGGAAAAAGGCCTCTGGTTCCATGTGGACGCAGCGTTCGGGGGAGGATTGCTCCTGAGCCATTCTCACCGCGATAAGCTTGAAGACCTTGAAAAAGCAGACTCGATGGCCATCGATTTTCATAAATTATTTTATCAGCCTGTCAGCTGCGGGGCGTTCATGGTCAAGGACCGCAGGCATTTTGGATTCCTGTCCCATCACGCGGATTATCTAAATCCCGAGAAAGATGAAGATGATGGGATCGTGAATCTGGTAACGAAATCAACCTCAACAACCAGGAGGTTCGATGCCTTGAAGCTGTATCTTTCGCTCAAGACAGTGGGGATCGAAACCTTTGGCAAAATGATCGACCGGACCATGGAGCTTGCCCGCTATACGGCAGGATATCTTGAAGGTCTTAGCAACATCGACCTCAAAAATAAACATCCTGAAATCAACACCATCATCTTCAGGTATAAGCCGGAGACTGAAATCGGCATCGACCTTGATTTACTGAACAGGGCGATACAGCAGTCGCTTCTGCATGAAGGAAGAGGAGTCATCGCAAAGACAAGCGTAGATGGAGAAACCTTTCTGAAGCTGACTCTCCTGAATCCCAGAACAAGTGAAGAAGATATCCACGAGCTGATGGATGAAATAGATAAGACTGCAACTCAATTATTGAACGGAGGTTTGGCCGGTGTATGA
- a CDS encoding IucA/IucC family siderophore biosynthesis protein: MYDTKQLAENATIQSFLNCYLRETGNFEEAPQYEGHPLFNTAGVEKVIISKLVLQKIELVAGMTYWSDTDRHLFAFPIYYRTAGSEDLQPIDYITLTSLIVKEFLLDKSFTGAEDELVYRVILSCRNIKTYLEDRVEDAESLKDEDFEFIKAEQSLLFGHLLHPTPKSKQGLTETEDAAYSPERKGEFQLHYFAAEKSLVLQDSSRPQSAASIIFEELQNDSEVDQDWLEEIMKKDEKILLPVHPLQVKELMEKPEVQTRLADGSLQYVGPAGKTFTGTSSFRSVYSKDSKYMYKFSVPVKITNSLRINQAKELARGVEVSRLLETEVGQSIKKNFPNFRILEDPAYLNLVSETELSGFEVVIRDNPFYENSKNVSLVAGLCQDHAFGGEPRLFSIIKGIAGRENRSVEEVSIDWFNRYLDLTLDPMIWLFNTYGIALEAHQQNSVIKLGGGYPETFYYRDNQGYYYSESKADKLMELLPELSTMSDTICADDVAEERLRYYFFFNHLFGLINGFGVSGLIKEGELIRVLKERLQKHEETMPSDLLSSLLYQPVLPCKANLLTRFYDMDELVGPMESQSVYTMVKNPIAGEVEILHAL; encoded by the coding sequence GTGTATGACACGAAGCAACTAGCGGAGAACGCGACGATACAAAGCTTTTTGAATTGTTATTTAAGGGAGACGGGGAATTTTGAAGAAGCTCCACAGTATGAGGGTCATCCTTTATTCAATACGGCAGGAGTGGAAAAAGTAATCATCTCCAAACTGGTCCTTCAGAAAATCGAATTAGTCGCCGGGATGACATACTGGTCTGATACAGACCGCCATTTATTCGCTTTCCCGATCTACTACCGTACCGCTGGAAGCGAAGACCTGCAGCCGATCGACTATATCACGCTTACTTCGCTCATCGTAAAAGAATTTTTATTGGATAAAAGCTTCACGGGAGCCGAGGATGAACTCGTTTACCGTGTCATCCTGAGCTGCCGCAACATCAAAACATACCTGGAGGACCGGGTGGAAGACGCAGAGTCACTTAAAGATGAAGACTTTGAATTCATTAAAGCGGAGCAGTCCCTATTATTCGGGCACCTGCTTCATCCGACCCCGAAAAGCAAACAGGGTCTGACGGAAACGGAGGATGCGGCTTATTCTCCAGAGCGTAAGGGAGAGTTCCAGCTTCACTATTTTGCAGCGGAGAAATCACTGGTTCTCCAAGATTCCAGCCGTCCGCAGTCTGCTGCTTCAATTATTTTCGAAGAATTGCAGAATGACAGCGAAGTCGATCAGGACTGGCTCGAAGAAATCATGAAAAAAGATGAAAAAATACTGCTCCCGGTTCATCCGCTCCAAGTGAAGGAATTAATGGAGAAGCCTGAAGTGCAAACGAGGCTAGCGGATGGTTCGCTTCAGTATGTAGGTCCCGCCGGCAAGACGTTTACGGGCACTTCATCATTCAGAAGTGTGTACAGCAAAGACTCTAAATATATGTATAAATTCTCTGTACCTGTCAAAATCACAAACTCCCTTCGCATCAACCAGGCGAAGGAACTTGCAAGGGGAGTGGAGGTTTCGAGACTTCTGGAGACTGAGGTTGGGCAAAGTATCAAGAAGAATTTTCCCAACTTTCGGATATTAGAAGATCCGGCTTACCTGAATCTTGTGTCGGAGACTGAACTCTCAGGCTTTGAAGTGGTGATCCGCGACAATCCTTTCTATGAAAATAGCAAAAATGTCAGCCTGGTTGCAGGGCTGTGCCAAGACCATGCCTTCGGGGGGGAACCAAGGCTCTTTTCGATCATCAAAGGGATCGCCGGCCGTGAAAACCGTTCGGTGGAAGAAGTGAGCATCGACTGGTTCAACCGTTACCTGGATCTGACACTCGACCCGATGATCTGGCTGTTTAACACCTATGGAATCGCGCTTGAGGCCCATCAGCAGAACTCGGTCATCAAGCTCGGGGGCGGCTACCCTGAAACCTTCTATTACCGCGACAACCAGGGATACTACTACAGTGAATCGAAGGCGGATAAATTGATGGAGCTGCTGCCTGAACTCAGTACAATGAGCGATACGATCTGTGCTGATGACGTAGCGGAAGAGCGCCTGAGATATTACTTCTTCTTCAATCACCTGTTCGGTCTCATCAACGGCTTTGGAGTCAGCGGTTTGATCAAGGAAGGGGAGCTGATCAGGGTCTTGAAGGAACGGCTGCAGAAGCATGAAGAAACAATGCCTTCCGATCTATTGAGCAGCCTGCTGTATCAGCCGGTTCTTCCGTGCAAAGCCAATCTGCTGACCCGTTTTTATGACATGGATGAGCTTGTCGGACCGATGGAATCGCAGTCCGTCTATACGATGGTGAAGAACCCGATTGCGGGAGAGGTGGAGATCCTCCATGCGCTATGA
- a CDS encoding lysine N(6)-hydroxylase/L-ornithine N(5)-oxygenase family protein translates to MNENEIYDVIGIGIGPFNLGLAALLDEVPDMKALFLEKKTEFNWHPGMLIDGTTLQVPFFADLVSMADVRSKYSFLNYLQAHNRLYHFYFLEKFHIPRKEYNHYCRWVSDQLPQCRFGMEVERVEPLALEDGGNGYEVWVWNDAARNEERFVTRQLVMGIGSVPSVPECFKEHLGSSVFHTSEYLEKKDICKGARSVTVIGSGQSAAEVFLDVAKEQENHGFTLNWFTRSKGFFPMEYSKLGLEYFSPDYTDFFYSLPQEKKDVLLKDQDLLYKGISADTIAEIYDYLYERSIGSEYPPIELQAMTEITGLEASGRGYSLSGRHQVKEEGFTQETDVIIFGTGYKTAVPSFLSGIKDDLAYDGAGRFKITKDYRLETLFGDGGSIFVQNGEMHTHGVGAPDLGLGAHRNAVIINQLAGREVYPVQTKNVFQRFGVEERAAAGVPSM, encoded by the coding sequence ATGAATGAAAATGAAATCTATGACGTGATCGGCATCGGGATCGGGCCCTTCAACTTAGGATTGGCAGCCTTGCTTGATGAAGTGCCGGATATGAAGGCACTGTTTCTGGAAAAGAAAACGGAATTCAATTGGCATCCCGGGATGCTGATCGACGGGACGACCCTGCAGGTGCCGTTTTTCGCGGACCTGGTGTCGATGGCCGATGTCAGGAGCAAATACAGCTTCCTGAATTATTTACAGGCTCACAACCGTTTGTATCATTTTTATTTTCTTGAGAAATTCCATATACCGAGAAAAGAATACAACCATTATTGCCGCTGGGTCTCCGATCAGCTGCCGCAGTGCCGGTTTGGGATGGAAGTGGAACGGGTTGAACCCCTAGCGCTGGAAGACGGCGGGAACGGATATGAGGTATGGGTTTGGAATGACGCGGCGCGTAATGAAGAGCGGTTCGTGACGCGCCAACTCGTGATGGGGATCGGATCGGTTCCTTCTGTACCGGAGTGCTTCAAGGAACATTTAGGAAGCAGTGTCTTCCATACCTCTGAGTACTTGGAGAAAAAAGACATCTGCAAAGGGGCACGGTCGGTGACGGTCATCGGCTCAGGACAGAGCGCCGCTGAAGTATTCCTGGATGTGGCAAAAGAACAGGAGAACCACGGCTTCACCTTGAACTGGTTCACCCGTTCCAAGGGATTCTTCCCGATGGAGTATTCAAAGCTCGGCCTTGAATACTTTTCACCCGATTACACAGATTTCTTTTACAGCCTCCCGCAGGAGAAGAAGGACGTCCTCCTTAAGGATCAGGACCTCCTTTATAAAGGGATCAGCGCGGACACGATCGCGGAAATCTATGACTATTTGTACGAGCGCTCGATCGGAAGTGAATACCCTCCGATTGAGCTGCAGGCAATGACGGAAATCACCGGTCTTGAAGCAAGCGGCCGCGGATACTCGCTCAGCGGGCGTCACCAAGTAAAAGAAGAGGGATTCACACAAGAGACCGATGTCATCATCTTCGGGACAGGATACAAAACAGCAGTGCCGTCGTTTCTGTCAGGGATAAAGGATGACCTGGCATATGATGGCGCCGGCAGATTCAAGATCACGAAGGATTACCGCCTGGAGACACTCTTCGGAGATGGAGGCAGCATCTTCGTTCAAAACGGGGAGATGCACACCCATGGTGTCGGGGCACCGGACCTTGGACTCGGCGCACACCGGAATGCAGTCATCATCAATCAATTAGCCGGGAGGGAAGTATATCCGGTGCAGACGAAGAATGTGTTTCAGAGATTTGGAGTGGAGGAACGGGCCGCGGCGGGCGTTCCAAGCATGTAA